In Arvicola amphibius chromosome 1, mArvAmp1.2, whole genome shotgun sequence, one DNA window encodes the following:
- the Rnf4 gene encoding E3 ubiquitin-protein ligase RNF4 codes for MSTRNPQRKRRGGTVSSRQAQKRTRETTSTPEISLETEPIELVETAGDEIVDLTCESLEPVVVDLTHNDSVVIVEERGRPRRNGRRLRQDHADSCVVSSDDEELSRDRDVYVTTHTPRSARDEGATGLRPLGTVSCPICMDGYFEIVQSGRRIVSTECGHVFCSQCLNDSLKNANTCPTCRKKINHKRCHPIYI; via the exons AGAAATCCTCAAAGAAAGCGGCGTGGTGGAACAGTAAGTTCTCGACAAGCCCAGAAGCGAACTCGGGAAACAACTTCAACCCCTGAGATTTCCTTGGAAACAGAACCCATAGAACTCGTGGAAACTG CTGGGGATGAAATCGTGGACCTCACCTGTGAATCCCTGGAGCCTGTGGTTGTGGACCTCACTCATAATGACTCTGTTGTG ATTGTTGAAG AAAGGGGACGGCcaagaagaaatgggaggaggttaCGCCAAGACCATGCTGACAGCTGTGTGGTGAGCAGTGATGATGAGGAACTGTCTAGGGACAGAGATGTGTATGTGACTACCCATACTCCTCGAAGCGCCAGGGATGAAGGAGCTACAGGACTCAG GCCCTTGGGTACTGTCAGTTGTCCAATCTGCATGGATGGATACTTTGAG ATTGTGCAGAGTGGACGCCGCATTGTTTCTACAGAATGTGGCCACGTCTTCTGTAGCCAGTGCCTCAATGATTCCCTTAAGAATGCTAACACTTGCCCAACTTGTAGGAAAAAGATCAACCATAAACGTTGCCACCCCATTTATATATGA